The genomic stretch taggagcagctacataacctgcccacagtaaaaatgtcaccatgtaatacatgtcaaaatgtaaatcggggagaggaaagattttacaatgagcaaacactaactaaatcatttatacataattattgtaaaaaatgaagcactttttttactacatcattttcactggagttcctctttaaactttgcacagttggtcactgggtgactgggattaatattcagaaaagtgggtggagcctacaaaagctaatcaaaattcacctattgattttcaaaggagtggagccacagccaattagatttatttcatttcaatgccaattattgatgccaaagaccacaaagctcacaaactaggtcatcattgagtaattgtgtgttaggattataaaaagtggacagagctaacactagccaattacatacccgggcaacaccgggcaacgccgggcaaccagctagtttataatattagtaggatttatatagcactgtacagagtattctTCAATTATATAAGATAGCGCTCAGCTGTATTTTCAGTCctgggcccctgatgagtcactcggagtgacgaaacgcgtagggtggaacTTGCCGGACGTCCAGGAAATACTCACGCAGGGTTCGAAGCAGCAGCGAGAGCGGGATTGAACCTTCTAGCCTACCCGGGAGGCAACGGGGTAGAGCCCGTTTCAAACTCTGTGCCCTAATACCCACAAGCAAACTGTGAGTGCATTTTTATAATAAAGCGTATCATTGTTATACTGAGTTACGCTATGGAAGCATTTCTTTCTATATGAGGCATACATCCACCAAGACATACCGCCTGGGACCCCGGTATCTAAGAGGAGTTGGCAACCCTAAAGTGTTGGAATGCACATTGCTGGGCGCTTATTGACCAGTCTGATAGTGGTCATACATGCTGGGTGAGTCTATTCCCTCACGGGGTGTTTGGTGGCGGACTGAAAATACAGCTGAGGGCTATCTTATATAATTGAAGAGTCTGGTTGATATAGAAGCGCACCTGTAATGAAGGACATTGTTTGATGCAAAACTAATTGAATTGAGTTTTAGAGAGTCGGTTTGACTCATATTAATTGTCTGTATCCTGCGTGATCTATTATCACCGTTTACTGTCTAttattcttttattatttttttatttttattaacacCATCACAGCGTTTTCAAAATACTGTataactgtacagagtatattgtaacGTAGTGAACgagaggagagggagacaatCGGCACTGCTTCTATTACTGTTTAATCCAAAGTGCGGTGGAACACATTTATATAATCCAAAACAGTGAATCTTCAAACTCTGGCATCAAAATTTTCAATCAACATTGACATGCATGAATGTACCATTATCTAAGGTGGTGTgatggcggtgggtgctgggcacagatagccttacggccgtttcacgcAAGAACTGTGCTTCTACGGAGGCAGCCTCTctctacttaccctgggcttcctctagccccttgcagctgacaagtccctcgttgcagctctgttcccaatacatacatacacacacagccttattattttactacatgagagcacatgctatatggaggaacaacattgACATGCTGAACACAAGatatattcactgtaactttggcaaaacatttagaatgtcactgattgatactattattacaggatcttgaactcagtatgagacaacaagctctcaatgaggcagggacagtcagacatcaatcttacccactccgctgtgttgtaaaagtaatcagaggccataaggtcagtagcctgtgtgtgataagaatctaggaatttcTTTGCTGAtaagggacagtctacaactttttttcacccTGTGACCCcattgtttgtaaggttgtacataaagtcatcagaacttagctgcagtgtgagacaaatgtttttttacgaaccctagggagcagggacagtgtacaaattccaaagtgtgtatgattccttctctgtgtggtggacacatgcaggcaatataacaatggtacgagagcagaataagttttttctctccatgcccttagctgtcagcctctcaaactttcccccccacgggccccctgtggcttctggggccccctgcggaggcatcccttgcagggtctattgttacgcccctgccactaCACCACCGGGCTGCCCATATCAGTGATTAGGTTCAGCTATCCCTTGGTTACAACTATTGGCTTATGTGGGAGTACTACCGAATAGCTACGTCCTTGTGCTAAAATTACAAGTGCCCAAACAGATCTAGCTGGTTTAAAGATTTTGGAAATGGTTACAGTAGGTTTATTTGCTTCTCCCATAATTGCCACTATACTGCAGTAAGAACATTACTCTGTAAAGCCAGTACTCTGTAAAGCCCTGCATAAAATGTGCCAGTGCTATGTTTCACAATATTTATTACTGCTTTTGAAAAATGACTCCTGTGAAAACATTCATATGCTTCCCTCTCATTTCTTTTTACTACCGAGGACTTGCTTGATGACATTCCTGAGAGTTTTTTTAATTTCCTGAGTTCTGAGACAAAATATCATAGGGCTGGTAAAATGTGGGACAAAAGTATAAACACAAATTAGCAACACATTGACGTCGGCATTGGGGATTAACTGTATCTGGTTATAAGTGTACACAGTCAGTCGAGGAATAAAATACAAGCCAATGACAAACCAATGGGTGATACACGTGTAAATTGCCTTGTGCCAACTGTCAGTGCGGTTTGAAGAGCACATCTTTGAGAAGATGATAAAGTAGGAGAAGACGATGAAGGATAAGGGACACAGATGGACAATCATGGCAATAATAAATCCAATTCTCCTGGCAGGAGCAGAATCCACGCAGGAAAGAACAACCACTGGAGTGAGGGAACAAAAGCAACTCTTGACCCTGTTAGGACCACAATATGGAAGCCATAAACCCAAAGACGTAATACCCAAACCAATG from Hyperolius riggenbachi isolate aHypRig1 chromosome 2, aHypRig1.pri, whole genome shotgun sequence encodes the following:
- the LOC137544669 gene encoding olfactory receptor 1J2-like, producing the protein MANQNQSNVRDFFLIGFPGLPEKFYSLTSVAFFMIFIVSLYANLIVVILILLRQHLHQPMYIIVGNLASSDLLFDVFTLPKIIGRYWFGDGSLLYSACFTQMFFVHYLSTLDSFIIMVMAIDRYVAICKPLQYYAIISNRVVAILCLVFWIFAAAIGLGITSLGLWLPYCGPNRVKSCFCSLTPVVVLSCVDSAPARRIGFIIAMIVHLCPLSFIVFSYFIIFSKMCSSNRTDSWHKAIYTCITHWFVIGLYFIPRLTVYTYNQIQLIPNADVNVLLICVYTFVPHFTSPMIFCLRTQEIKKTLRNVIKQVLGSKKK